In a single window of the Balneolaceae bacterium genome:
- a CDS encoding nucleoside transporter C-terminal domain-containing protein, with protein MIDIFRGLLGMGAIVLLTWLFSNNRKAVNWRLVGVGLGIQFVLAVLILKGDPMSQYWAPLGWPKAFFSWVSSFFVIVLDFTTEGAEFIFGDLAKSPGTENSMGSFFAFQVLPTIIFFASLTAILYHYGIMQRVVRYMARGMQKLMGTSGAESLSVISNIFVGQTEAPLVIKPYISRMTPSELLAVMTGGMATIAGGVMAAYVQMLGNSYAQAQGVGLDAGRLLFAEQLLGASLMAAPAALVIAKILYPETGEPETSGEVQMTIEKTDANGIDAAASGAGTGLKLAANVGAMLLAFIALLAMGNYFLEQLGGLTGLNGLISGGPLRIETILGWILAPVAFMVGVPWADAVQMGSLLGTKIVLNEFVAYMQMSELVSGGALSPKTTLMATFALCGFANFSSIAIQIGGIGGLAPDRKSDLARFGITAVFAGTLANLMTATIAGMLY; from the coding sequence GCCGTCCTGATTTTGAAGGGCGATCCCATGTCGCAGTATTGGGCGCCGCTGGGATGGCCCAAGGCCTTCTTCAGCTGGGTCTCCTCCTTTTTCGTGATCGTGCTTGACTTCACCACCGAAGGGGCGGAGTTTATCTTCGGCGACCTCGCCAAAAGTCCGGGCACCGAAAACAGCATGGGGAGCTTTTTTGCCTTCCAGGTGCTGCCCACCATTATCTTTTTCGCCTCCCTCACCGCCATACTCTACCACTACGGCATCATGCAGCGGGTGGTCAGGTACATGGCCCGGGGCATGCAGAAGTTGATGGGCACCTCCGGTGCCGAATCGCTCTCGGTCATTTCCAACATCTTCGTGGGTCAGACCGAGGCGCCCCTGGTCATCAAGCCCTACATCAGCCGGATGACACCCTCGGAGCTTCTGGCCGTGATGACCGGCGGCATGGCCACCATTGCGGGCGGGGTGATGGCAGCCTACGTGCAGATGCTGGGCAATTCCTATGCCCAGGCACAGGGCGTCGGTCTCGATGCGGGGCGACTGCTTTTTGCCGAGCAGCTGCTGGGGGCCAGCCTGATGGCCGCCCCCGCAGCCCTGGTCATCGCCAAAATCCTCTACCCGGAAACCGGCGAACCGGAGACCTCCGGGGAGGTGCAAATGACCATCGAGAAGACCGACGCCAACGGCATTGACGCTGCCGCCAGCGGGGCCGGAACGGGACTCAAGCTGGCCGCCAACGTGGGCGCCATGCTGCTGGCCTTCATCGCCCTGCTGGCCATGGGCAACTACTTCCTGGAACAGCTCGGGGGACTCACCGGCCTCAACGGGCTTATCAGCGGCGGTCCTCTGCGCATCGAGACCATCCTGGGCTGGATCCTGGCGCCCGTCGCCTTCATGGTGGGCGTACCCTGGGCCGACGCCGTGCAGATGGGCTCCCTGCTGGGCACCAAAATTGTACTCAACGAATTTGTAGCCTACATGCAGATGTCCGAACTTGTGAGCGGCGGCGCCCTCAGTCCCAAGACCACCCTGATGGCCACCTTTGCCCTCTGCGGTTTCGCCAATTTTTCCTCCATCGCCATACAGATCGGCGGAATCGGAGGACTCGCCCCTGATCGCAAGTCCGACCTGGCCCGCTTCGGCATCACCGCCGTCTTTGCAGGCACCCTGGCCAACCTGATGACGGCCACCATCGCAGGCATGCTCTATTGA